The Aquidulcibacter paucihalophilus genome has a window encoding:
- the tsaD gene encoding tRNA (adenosine(37)-N6)-threonylcarbamoyltransferase complex transferase subunit TsaD has translation MERSADYSSEESRATGPLTVLGLETSCDETAASVVRLSPEGEATVLSSVVHSQIDDHAAYGGVVPEIAARSHVEMIDGVVRRAMDESGLAWADLDGVAATAGPGLVGGVMVGLSFGKAVALARGLPLIAVNHLEGHAVSARLGQPVDYPFLLLLVSGGHCQLLEVRGVGEMTRLGTTIDDAAGEAFDKIAKALGLGYPGGPALEKLAEGGDGARFDLPRALLGRKDCDFSFSGLKTAAARLAQTCETDQQRADLADAVQTAIARQLAERSDRALKAYAEAHPHRLFVVAGGVAANRTVRATLQKTAEKNGFAFLAPPMAYCTDNAAMIALAGAERLRKGLVSDIDTAARPRWPLDEYSALNDPTHAPGRKGAKA, from the coding sequence ATGGAGAGGTCCGCCGACTATAGCAGCGAGGAGAGCCGGGCAACCGGCCCGCTCACCGTGCTCGGCCTCGAGACCAGTTGCGACGAGACCGCGGCCTCGGTGGTGCGTCTGTCGCCGGAGGGCGAGGCGACGGTCCTGTCCTCGGTGGTGCACAGCCAGATCGACGACCACGCGGCCTATGGCGGCGTCGTGCCCGAGATCGCGGCCCGCAGCCATGTCGAGATGATCGACGGCGTCGTGCGCCGGGCCATGGACGAGTCCGGCCTGGCCTGGGCGGATCTGGACGGCGTCGCCGCCACCGCCGGACCCGGTCTGGTCGGCGGCGTCATGGTCGGCCTGAGCTTCGGCAAGGCGGTGGCGCTGGCGCGCGGCCTGCCCCTGATCGCGGTCAATCATCTGGAGGGCCATGCGGTCTCGGCGCGGCTGGGCCAGCCGGTCGACTATCCCTTCCTGCTGCTGCTGGTCTCCGGGGGGCATTGCCAGCTTCTGGAGGTGCGCGGCGTCGGCGAGATGACGCGGCTGGGCACGACCATCGACGACGCCGCCGGCGAGGCCTTCGACAAGATCGCCAAGGCCCTGGGGCTTGGCTATCCGGGCGGTCCGGCGCTCGAGAAGCTGGCCGAGGGCGGCGACGGCGCGCGCTTCGACCTGCCGCGGGCGCTGCTGGGCCGCAAGGATTGCGACTTCTCGTTCTCGGGACTGAAGACCGCGGCGGCCCGACTGGCCCAGACCTGCGAGACCGACCAGCAGCGCGCCGACCTTGCCGATGCGGTCCAGACGGCGATCGCCCGCCAGCTCGCCGAACGCTCGGACCGGGCGCTGAAGGCCTATGCCGAAGCGCATCCCCACCGTCTTTTTGTCGTGGCGGGCGGGGTGGCGGCGAACCGGACGGTTCGCGCGACGTTGCAGAAGACGGCGGAGAAAAACGGATTCGCCTTTCTGGCCCCGCCCATGGCTTATTGCACCGACAATGCCGCCATGATCGCACTGGCGGGGGCGGAGCGGTTGCGGAAGGGTCTCGTGTCGGACATCGACACCGCGGCCCGGCCGCGCTGGCCGCTCGACGAATACAGCGCGCTCAACGATCCGACGCATGCGCCGGGCCGCAAGGGTGCCAAGGCTTGA
- a CDS encoding pilus assembly protein yields the protein MNSRRKRFRGPFARSLIRSTDGSAAVEFGMVALPFILMVFAILELGIVFVTDSILENATIETGRLVRTGQASAQSLTATTFKTSLCGRMSIFSTDCATRATVDVRVIPQFATVPPDPMAGGTFDNGVLTYSNGAPGDLVLVRVWYRQPLLTTFLGQGLSRMNDGAAMLTATTAFRNEPA from the coding sequence GTGAATTCCCGGCGAAAGCGGTTCCGCGGACCGTTTGCCCGCAGCCTGATCCGTTCGACTGACGGCTCGGCAGCGGTGGAGTTCGGCATGGTCGCCCTGCCCTTCATCCTTATGGTGTTCGCCATCCTTGAGCTCGGGATCGTCTTCGTGACGGACTCCATTCTGGAAAACGCCACCATCGAAACCGGACGCCTGGTTCGCACCGGCCAGGCCAGCGCACAGTCCTTGACCGCGACCACCTTCAAAACCTCGCTGTGCGGGCGGATGAGCATCTTCTCGACCGACTGCGCCACCCGGGCCACCGTCGACGTCCGGGTGATCCCGCAGTTCGCCACCGTCCCGCCCGATCCCATGGCCGGCGGCACCTTCGACAATGGCGTCCTGACCTACAGCAACGGCGCACCCGGCGACCTGGTCCTGGTGCGGGTCTGGTACCGCCAGCCCCTGCTGACGACCTTCCTCGGCCAGGGGCTGTCGCGCATGAACGACGGTGCCGCCATGCTGACCGCCACCACCGCCTTCCGGAACGAGCCGGCATGA
- a CDS encoding Rieske (2Fe-2S) protein: MSETAPADRKRVWTTPPGVALCVEADIADPGARGFVLQIGEAFFHGFVVRRDGQVAGYVDRCPHQGFPLALELDQYLVPDGSLILCGWHGAVFEPLSGACVGGPCAGARLTPWPVEAAGGIIRTA, from the coding sequence TTGAGCGAGACCGCCCCGGCTGATCGCAAACGCGTCTGGACCACGCCGCCGGGCGTGGCCCTGTGCGTTGAGGCCGACATCGCCGACCCCGGCGCGCGCGGTTTCGTGCTGCAGATCGGCGAGGCCTTCTTCCATGGCTTTGTCGTGCGACGGGACGGTCAGGTGGCCGGCTATGTCGACCGCTGTCCGCATCAGGGTTTTCCGCTGGCGCTCGAGCTGGACCAGTATCTGGTGCCGGACGGGTCGCTGATCCTGTGCGGCTGGCACGGGGCGGTGTTCGAGCCCCTGTCGGGGGCCTGTGTCGGTGGGCCCTGCGCGGGTGCCCGGCTGACGCCCTGGCCGGTCGAGGCGGCGGGCGGGATCATCCGCACCGCCTGA
- a CDS encoding transcriptional regulator has translation MTDAFDINRIDDVIHGRVRLGIMAVLSGVESADFNTLKARLQATDGNLSVHLRKLEDAGFVAVSKRFEGRKPLTEATMTPLGRTAFVAYLDAMQGLVSKP, from the coding sequence ATGACCGACGCGTTCGATATCAACCGCATCGACGATGTCATCCATGGACGGGTGCGCCTGGGGATCATGGCCGTCCTGTCCGGCGTCGAGTCTGCGGACTTCAACACCCTGAAGGCGCGGCTGCAGGCGACCGACGGCAATCTGTCGGTTCACCTCCGCAAGCTCGAGGACGCCGGCTTCGTCGCCGTGAGCAAACGGTTCGAGGGCCGCAAGCCCCTGACCGAGGCGACGATGACGCCGCTCGGCCGCACGGCTTTCGTCGCCTATCTCGACGCCATGCAGGGCCTTGTCAGCAAGCCGTGA
- a CDS encoding chorismate-binding protein has protein sequence MAVRPVEACSVDARNRPWKDPLAVAAGLRDLEGPLALLSDGGALGRWSFVAAEPDLIHVGPSGPSATLDILRRPDLAAGVVGLLAYDAGARVATGPREPVWPDLMLARYPAMLAFDHQGGTVRVLGRGDSPEAARAAADRAERWLSDAVEPACPAAPAAGFNAEAPPEAYLDAVADVVDRIASGQLYQANIARAWTGDLKDGADPFDVMLRLADRAAAYGAFWRLGDRAVVSNSPELFLTFDPASRRVESRPIKGTRPRDPDPVRDAALAAELSASLKDRAENLMIVDLMRNDLSRVAVPGSVSVSTLFEVECHPTVHHLVSTVSGLARAGVGAADLLEATFPPGSITGAPKHEAMKVIAGHEPPRGPWCGSLFHIEDDGRLTASVLIRTAAFERMDGRWRFRTLAGAGIVADSDPAAELAETDAKIRALREALTGS, from the coding sequence GTGGCAGTGCGCCCGGTCGAGGCCTGTTCCGTGGACGCCCGCAATCGGCCCTGGAAGGATCCGCTGGCGGTCGCCGCCGGTCTGAGAGATCTGGAGGGGCCGCTGGCCCTGCTCTCGGACGGAGGGGCGCTGGGCCGCTGGTCTTTCGTCGCCGCAGAACCGGACCTGATCCATGTCGGACCGTCCGGGCCGAGCGCGACGCTGGACATCCTCCGCCGCCCTGACCTCGCCGCCGGCGTCGTCGGCCTGCTCGCCTATGACGCGGGTGCCCGTGTCGCGACCGGGCCGCGCGAGCCGGTCTGGCCCGATCTGATGCTGGCCCGCTATCCGGCCATGCTCGCCTTCGACCACCAGGGCGGCACGGTGCGGGTTCTGGGCCGGGGCGACAGCCCTGAGGCCGCGCGCGCCGCCGCGGACCGTGCTGAACGATGGCTGTCCGACGCGGTGGAGCCGGCCTGTCCGGCCGCGCCCGCCGCCGGCTTCAACGCCGAAGCGCCGCCGGAGGCCTATCTGGACGCGGTCGCCGATGTCGTCGACCGGATCGCGTCGGGCCAGCTGTACCAGGCCAATATCGCGCGCGCCTGGACCGGTGACCTGAAGGATGGGGCCGATCCGTTCGACGTCATGTTGCGGCTGGCGGACCGGGCCGCCGCCTATGGCGCCTTCTGGCGGCTGGGCGACCGGGCGGTGGTCTCAAACTCGCCGGAGCTGTTCCTGACCTTCGATCCGGCCAGCCGGCGGGTCGAGAGCCGGCCGATCAAGGGCACGCGGCCCCGCGATCCGGACCCGGTCCGGGACGCGGCTCTCGCGGCCGAGCTCAGCGCCAGCCTGAAGGACCGGGCGGAAAACCTGATGATCGTCGATCTGATGCGCAACGACCTGTCGCGCGTCGCCGTGCCGGGGTCGGTCTCGGTTTCGACGCTGTTCGAGGTCGAGTGCCACCCGACGGTTCATCATCTGGTCTCGACGGTCTCGGGGCTGGCCCGCGCCGGCGTCGGCGCGGCGGACCTGCTCGAGGCGACCTTCCCGCCGGGCTCCATAACCGGCGCGCCCAAGCATGAGGCGATGAAGGTCATCGCGGGCCATGAGCCCCCGCGTGGGCCCTGGTGCGGCAGTCTGTTCCACATTGAGGATGACGGGCGGCTGACGGCTTCCGTCCTGATCCGGACCGCGGCGTTCGAGCGCATGGACGGCCGATGGCGGTTCCGCACCCTGGCCGGCGCCGGCATCGTGGCGGACAGCGACCCGGCCGCCGAACTGGCCGAGACGGACGCCAAGATCAGGGCGCTGAGAGAAGCCCTGACGGGCTCCTAG
- a CDS encoding class I SAM-dependent methyltransferase gives MSSRLPMSFQRIAYEVREVCNGVELSVLEAAVARTGLGEGATAIDIGTGNATVAIRLAQRFGLAIAAVELDPVMADLARSRIEAANAGHQVSLTIACAAQLLARTEPVDLIVALGTTDVSGEGRPTPEAGFIALRRSLKPGGWLLWGDVVWLADPPAPLRQITEVTNQYTDDAGWRAAAAAAGFEVVEGRISPHAVYDAYVCDSLAAARAWVEVHPEAPEAASIVFNADRVQAIMEFGRDYIGFGLYLLRNPD, from the coding sequence ATGTCCTCCCGCCTCCCCATGAGTTTCCAGCGCATCGCCTATGAGGTGCGAGAGGTCTGCAACGGCGTCGAACTGTCCGTGCTCGAGGCGGCGGTCGCCCGCACCGGTCTGGGCGAGGGCGCGACGGCGATCGACATCGGCACGGGCAATGCGACCGTCGCCATCCGGCTCGCGCAGCGCTTCGGCCTGGCGATCGCGGCGGTAGAACTGGATCCGGTCATGGCGGATCTCGCCCGAAGCCGGATCGAGGCGGCGAACGCGGGGCACCAGGTCTCCCTGACCATTGCCTGCGCGGCGCAGCTGCTGGCGCGCACGGAACCGGTCGACCTGATCGTCGCGCTCGGGACCACCGATGTCAGCGGCGAGGGCCGGCCGACGCCCGAGGCCGGCTTCATCGCCCTGCGCCGCAGCCTCAAGCCCGGCGGCTGGCTGCTGTGGGGCGACGTCGTCTGGCTGGCCGACCCGCCGGCCCCGCTGCGCCAGATCACCGAGGTCACCAACCAGTATACGGACGACGCCGGCTGGCGGGCGGCGGCGGCGGCGGCGGGTTTCGAGGTCGTCGAAGGCCGGATTTCGCCGCACGCTGTGTACGACGCCTATGTCTGCGACTCCCTCGCCGCGGCCAGGGCCTGGGTGGAAGTCCATCCCGAGGCACCCGAGGCCGCCTCGATCGTGTTCAACGCTGACAGGGTCCAGGCCATCATGGAGTTCGGCCGCGACTACATCGGGTTCGGCCTCTATTTGCTGCGCAATCCGGACTGA
- a CDS encoding tyrosine-protein phosphatase — MTGRIHRFDALDNFRDYGDYATAAGRHIAPGQLYRSAHQARASEADLERLGALGLGTVVDLRRPSERRAQPSKRPAGFRATVIESDHDDGGEAPHMTFLRTADLTPDSGRRFMTETYRKLAFEPSHLDLFTRYFRALGETDGPVLIHCAAGKDRTGLLAALTHHLLGVHHDDMVADYLLTNTAVDLEGRAPGIARQLEAQTGRVASHDAVVAFLGVEPVYLDTALAGIADRHGSTDAYLEQALGVDAALRDRIGARLAR, encoded by the coding sequence ATGACCGGCCGCATCCATCGTTTCGACGCCCTCGACAATTTCCGCGACTACGGCGACTACGCCACGGCGGCGGGCCGACATATCGCGCCCGGTCAGTTGTACCGCTCGGCACACCAGGCCCGCGCCAGCGAGGCCGATCTGGAGCGGCTTGGTGCCCTGGGTCTCGGCACCGTCGTCGATCTGCGCCGCCCGTCCGAGCGCCGCGCCCAGCCCTCGAAGCGGCCGGCCGGCTTCCGCGCCACGGTGATCGAGAGCGACCATGACGATGGGGGCGAGGCGCCGCACATGACCTTCCTGCGAACCGCCGACCTGACCCCTGACTCGGGCCGGCGGTTCATGACCGAAACCTACCGGAAACTTGCGTTCGAACCGTCCCATCTCGACCTGTTCACCCGCTATTTCCGCGCCCTCGGAGAGACGGACGGCCCGGTCCTGATCCATTGCGCGGCCGGCAAGGATCGCACCGGCCTGCTGGCCGCCCTGACCCACCATCTGCTGGGGGTCCATCACGACGACATGGTCGCCGACTATCTGCTGACCAACACCGCCGTTGACCTGGAAGGCCGGGCACCCGGCATCGCCCGCCAGCTCGAGGCCCAGACCGGACGGGTCGCGTCCCACGACGCCGTTGTCGCCTTCCTCGGGGTCGAGCCGGTCTATCTGGACACGGCCCTGGCCGGGATCGCAGACCGTCACGGCTCGACCGACGCCTATCTGGAGCAGGCGCTCGGGGTCGATGCGGCCCTGCGCGACCGGATCGGCGCGCGTCTGGCGCGGTGA
- a CDS encoding NAD(P)H-dependent glycerol-3-phosphate dehydrogenase has protein sequence MQFKTAGVIGAGAWGTALAQVAGSAGLEVLLQAREPEVVESIRARRINEAFLPGIELDDHVSVTSDLADLGACDLILAVPPAQHMRSTLTAFAAYHRAGVPVILCSKGIERGSLKLMTDVLAETLPAAPAAVLSGPSFAGEVARGLPSAVTLACADEALGEALMETLSAPAFRPYLATDLIGAEVGGAIKNVLAIACGISEGRGLGRSAHAALITRGFAEMTRMGVALGGQAETVAGLCGLGDLVLTCSSPQSRNMSLGLALGQGQTVEQALAGKRSVAEGYESAPAVRELARKMGVDMPISLAVAALLAGETTVQGMIDALLSRPLKVERH, from the coding sequence ATGCAGTTCAAGACCGCGGGCGTGATCGGTGCCGGTGCCTGGGGCACCGCCCTGGCCCAGGTCGCCGGCTCGGCCGGCCTCGAGGTCCTGTTGCAGGCGCGCGAGCCCGAGGTGGTCGAGAGCATCCGCGCGCGGCGCATCAATGAGGCCTTCCTGCCCGGCATCGAGCTCGACGACCATGTCTCGGTGACGAGCGACCTGGCCGATCTCGGCGCCTGCGACCTGATCCTCGCCGTCCCCCCGGCGCAGCATATGCGGTCGACGCTGACCGCCTTTGCGGCATACCACCGGGCGGGCGTGCCGGTGATCCTCTGCTCCAAGGGGATCGAGCGCGGCTCGTTGAAGCTGATGACGGATGTGCTGGCCGAGACCCTGCCCGCGGCACCCGCGGCGGTCCTGTCCGGGCCCAGTTTCGCGGGCGAGGTGGCGCGTGGTCTGCCCAGCGCCGTCACCCTCGCCTGCGCCGATGAAGCCCTTGGCGAGGCCCTGATGGAGACGCTGTCGGCACCGGCCTTCCGGCCCTATCTGGCCACGGACCTGATCGGGGCCGAGGTCGGCGGCGCGATCAAGAATGTGCTGGCCATTGCCTGCGGCATCAGCGAGGGCCGCGGCCTCGGGCGCAGCGCCCACGCCGCCCTGATCACCCGCGGCTTCGCCGAGATGACACGGATGGGCGTCGCCCTGGGAGGGCAGGCCGAGACCGTGGCGGGCCTGTGCGGCCTCGGCGATCTGGTGCTGACCTGCTCCAGCCCGCAGTCGCGCAATATGAGCCTGGGTCTGGCCCTCGGTCAGGGCCAGACGGTGGAACAGGCCCTGGCCGGAAAACGCTCGGTGGCCGAGGGCTATGAATCCGCTCCGGCTGTGCGCGAACTGGCCCGGAAGATGGGTGTGGACATGCCCATCTCCCTCGCCGTCGCGGCGCTTCTGGCCGGCGAGACCACCGTCCAGGGCATGATCGACGCCCTTCTGTCCCGCCCGCTCAAGGTCGAGCGTCATTGA
- a CDS encoding pilus assembly protein, whose product MMRRGLFFRLGRDERGVSAVEFALLAPVLIAFYFGMAEFCQGFMAQKRMGHVSAMVADLVAQEEAVSTANLEDIFDIGGLIMKPFATSGLKQRVSSVTRTAGAAKVDWSRGDGMTARVVGSAITLPADLIANGESIIVSEATYDYDSPVDYFMPGITRFSHTYYLRPRTVDKTLCSNC is encoded by the coding sequence ATGATGCGGCGCGGCCTGTTCTTTCGTCTCGGTCGCGACGAGCGGGGTGTCTCGGCGGTCGAATTCGCCCTGCTCGCGCCGGTCCTGATCGCCTTCTATTTCGGCATGGCGGAGTTCTGCCAGGGTTTCATGGCCCAGAAGCGCATGGGGCACGTCTCGGCCATGGTCGCCGACCTGGTCGCCCAGGAAGAGGCGGTTTCGACCGCCAATCTTGAAGACATCTTCGACATCGGCGGCCTGATCATGAAGCCGTTCGCCACCAGCGGCCTGAAGCAGCGGGTCAGCAGCGTCACGCGCACCGCGGGCGCCGCCAAGGTAGACTGGAGCCGGGGCGACGGCATGACCGCCCGGGTGGTCGGCTCCGCCATCACCCTGCCGGCCGACCTGATCGCCAACGGCGAGAGCATCATCGTGTCGGAAGCGACCTATGACTACGACTCGCCCGTCGACTATTTCATGCCCGGCATCACCCGCTTCTCGCACACCTACTATCTGCGTCCGCGGACCGTCGACAAAACCCTTTGCTCGAACTGCTAG
- the trmB gene encoding tRNA (guanosine(46)-N7)-methyltransferase TrmB, which yields MSTSDDPAHRPLRSFGRIKSRAIKPRQAALFDTLLPGIALPDPKAGPIDPHALMPGAKAVWLEIGFGGGEHLAAQAARRPDTLMIGCEPFLNGVASALRHIEEGGLKNVRLHADDARDVMTALPDASLDRVMILFPDPWHKARHNKRRLVQVETAAEIARLLKPGGGLRFVTDWKDYAEWALEKFEQTPGLVWQAEAADDWRTAPADHVITRYEEKKLGDTPPIFLDFLRT from the coding sequence ATGTCCACTTCCGACGACCCCGCCCACCGCCCGCTCCGCTCGTTCGGCCGCATCAAGTCGCGCGCCATCAAGCCGCGGCAGGCGGCCCTGTTCGACACCCTGCTGCCCGGCATCGCCCTGCCCGATCCGAAGGCGGGGCCGATCGATCCGCACGCCCTGATGCCGGGAGCGAAGGCCGTCTGGCTCGAGATCGGCTTCGGCGGCGGCGAGCATCTGGCGGCCCAGGCGGCGCGCCGTCCCGACACGCTGATGATCGGCTGCGAGCCCTTCCTGAACGGCGTCGCCTCGGCCCTGCGCCATATCGAGGAGGGCGGGCTGAAGAATGTGCGCCTGCACGCCGACGACGCCCGCGACGTGATGACCGCCCTGCCCGACGCCTCGCTGGACCGGGTGATGATCCTGTTCCCCGACCCCTGGCACAAGGCGCGGCATAACAAGCGCCGGCTGGTCCAGGTCGAGACCGCGGCCGAGATTGCACGCCTGCTCAAACCCGGCGGCGGGCTGCGTTTCGTCACCGACTGGAAGGACTATGCCGAATGGGCGCTTGAGAAGTTCGAGCAGACGCCCGGTCTGGTCTGGCAGGCCGAGGCCGCCGACGACTGGCGCACCGCCCCCGCCGACCATGTGATTACCCGCTATGAAGAGAAGAAGCTGGGCGACACCCCGCCGATCTTCCTCGATTTCCTGCGCACCTGA
- a CDS encoding uroporphyrinogen-III synthase — protein sequence MRPIPQPAPDLTGAATLAFTSANGVTAFAALTPDRSRPVFTVGDATARAARAAGFARVESADGDLDRLAALITAQGSGAGPLLVPGAREPSGDLPALLRQHLEARALPVYEAVETAAAAPDAFDAVLIHSARAGRALAARGPFAGQTAVALSAAAAAALADRSDLEIRLARTPDESALLAALGNPARRV from the coding sequence ATCCGGCCGATCCCGCAGCCCGCGCCCGACCTGACCGGCGCCGCCACCCTCGCCTTCACCAGCGCCAACGGCGTCACGGCCTTCGCCGCCCTGACCCCGGACCGCAGCCGCCCGGTTTTCACGGTCGGTGACGCCACGGCCCGGGCTGCCCGCGCGGCAGGGTTCGCCCGGGTGGAATCCGCAGACGGAGATCTGGACCGACTGGCCGCCCTGATCACCGCGCAGGGATCCGGCGCCGGCCCGTTGCTGGTCCCCGGCGCCCGGGAGCCGTCGGGTGATTTGCCCGCCCTGCTGCGGCAACACCTCGAGGCCCGCGCCCTGCCGGTCTATGAGGCCGTCGAAACCGCCGCCGCCGCGCCCGACGCCTTCGATGCGGTCCTCATCCATTCTGCCCGCGCCGGCCGCGCCCTCGCCGCCCGGGGCCCCTTCGCCGGACAGACCGCCGTGGCCCTGTCCGCGGCCGCGGCCGCGGCCCTCGCGGACCGTTCCGACCTCGAAATCCGCCTCGCCCGCACACCCGATGAATCGGCCCTGCTCGCGGCGCTTGGCAATCCCGCGCGCCGCGTATAA
- the hemC gene encoding hydroxymethylbilane synthase encodes MAPLVRIGTRRSKLALTQSGMMQRAIGRALGVADADLLDAVPLVEIVTTGDRVQDRRLMEIGGKALFTKEIEEALLEGRVDVAVHSMKDVPADQPDGLCIAAVPPREDARDAFVSEAFATFADLPQGARLGTASLRRQAQALALRPDLRIEMLRGNVDTRLRKLAEGEFDAILLAVSGLNRLGFEAVIRERLSLDDFLPAPGQGALALQTRTEDLGAAWVAALNDPMTALAVAAERGAMTALEGSCRTAVGAHAMIADGQLRLTTEMLAPDGSARWRRAGELGDLSAGDVMDQARALGLRLGAEVHAAAGDQRVEP; translated from the coding sequence ATGGCCCCTCTCGTCCGCATCGGCACGCGCCGCTCGAAACTGGCCCTGACCCAGTCGGGCATGATGCAGCGCGCCATCGGCCGGGCCCTCGGCGTCGCCGACGCCGATCTGCTCGATGCCGTGCCCCTGGTCGAGATCGTCACCACCGGCGACCGGGTGCAGGACCGCCGGCTGATGGAGATCGGCGGCAAGGCACTGTTCACGAAAGAGATCGAGGAAGCCCTGCTGGAAGGCCGCGTCGATGTGGCCGTCCACTCCATGAAGGATGTCCCGGCCGACCAGCCCGACGGCCTGTGCATCGCCGCCGTCCCGCCGCGCGAGGATGCCCGCGACGCGTTCGTCAGCGAGGCCTTCGCCACCTTCGCCGACCTGCCGCAGGGCGCGCGGCTCGGCACGGCCTCGCTGCGGCGACAGGCCCAGGCCCTGGCCCTGCGGCCGGACCTCCGGATCGAAATGTTGCGGGGCAATGTCGACACCCGGCTGCGCAAACTGGCCGAGGGCGAGTTCGACGCCATCCTGCTGGCCGTGTCCGGTCTGAACCGGCTGGGGTTCGAGGCGGTGATCCGCGAGCGGCTCTCGCTGGACGACTTCCTGCCCGCCCCCGGACAGGGTGCCCTGGCCCTGCAGACCCGGACGGAAGATCTCGGTGCCGCCTGGGTCGCGGCACTGAACGATCCGATGACGGCGCTCGCCGTGGCGGCCGAGCGCGGCGCGATGACCGCGCTCGAGGGCTCCTGCCGCACCGCCGTCGGGGCGCATGCGATGATTGCCGACGGCCAGCTGCGCCTGACCACCGAAATGCTCGCGCCGGACGGCTCCGCCCGCTGGCGGCGCGCCGGCGAGCTCGGCGACCTGTCCGCCGGAGACGTCATGGATCAGGCCCGCGCCCTCGGCCTGCGGCTCGGGGCCGAGGTCCACGCCGCCGCCGGCGACCAGCGGGTCGAACCCTGA
- the metK gene encoding methionine adenosyltransferase, giving the protein MSRSSFLFTSESVSEGHPDKVADRISDTVVDLFLSKDPEARVACETLTTTNLVVLAGEIRGQGIMDTSGNWAAGIEAEIEAAVRAAVRDIGYEQTGFHWDRFEFINRLHGQSADIAVGVDASGNKDEGAGDQGIMFGYASNETPELMPATLQYSHNILKRLAEVRHGGDRRLEPDAKSQVTIQYEDGVPVRATSIVLSTQHAAGLSSADVADIVKPYILEVLPEGFTDENTVWHINPTGIFEIGGPDGDAGVTGRKIIVDTYGGAAPHGGGAFSGKDPTKVDRSAAYACRYLAKNVVAAGLADRCTIQISYAIGVAKPQSIHVDLHGTGKGAITEAVLEANILGLIGGATPRAIREHLGLNKPIYARTAAYGHFGRAPDADGGFSWEKTDLVDQLKALA; this is encoded by the coding sequence TTGTCCCGTTCGTCGTTCCTGTTCACCTCGGAAAGCGTTTCCGAAGGCCATCCCGACAAGGTCGCGGACCGCATCTCCGACACCGTCGTGGACCTGTTCCTTTCGAAGGATCCGGAGGCCCGGGTGGCGTGCGAGACGCTGACGACGACGAATTTGGTGGTTCTGGCCGGGGAGATCCGCGGCCAAGGGATCATGGACACCAGCGGAAACTGGGCCGCCGGCATCGAGGCCGAGATCGAGGCCGCAGTGCGGGCCGCGGTGCGCGACATCGGTTACGAGCAGACCGGTTTCCACTGGGACAGGTTCGAGTTCATCAACCGCCTGCACGGCCAGTCGGCCGACATCGCCGTCGGCGTCGACGCCTCGGGCAACAAGGACGAGGGCGCGGGCGACCAGGGCATCATGTTCGGCTACGCCTCGAACGAGACGCCCGAGCTGATGCCGGCGACCCTGCAGTACAGCCACAACATCCTGAAGCGTCTCGCCGAGGTCCGCCACGGCGGCGACAGGCGGCTTGAGCCCGACGCCAAGAGCCAGGTCACCATCCAGTACGAGGACGGCGTGCCGGTGCGCGCCACCTCGATAGTCCTGTCGACCCAGCACGCCGCCGGCCTGTCCTCGGCCGACGTCGCGGACATCGTCAAACCCTATATCCTCGAAGTGCTGCCCGAGGGCTTCACCGACGAGAACACCGTCTGGCACATCAATCCGACCGGCATTTTCGAGATCGGCGGGCCGGACGGCGATGCCGGCGTTACCGGCCGCAAGATCATCGTCGACACCTACGGCGGCGCGGCCCCGCACGGCGGTGGTGCCTTCTCGGGCAAGGATCCGACCAAGGTCGACCGCTCGGCCGCCTATGCCTGCCGCTACCTGGCCAAGAACGTCGTCGCCGCCGGCCTCGCCGATCGCTGCACGATCCAGATCAGCTACGCCATCGGCGTGGCCAAGCCGCAGTCGATCCACGTCGACCTGCACGGCACCGGCAAGGGCGCGATCACCGAAGCGGTGCTGGAGGCCAACATCCTCGGCCTGATCGGCGGGGCCACGCCGCGCGCCATCCGCGAGCACCTCGGTCTGAACAAGCCGATCTATGCCCGCACCGCCGCCTACGGCCATTTCGGCCGCGCGCCGGACGCCGACGGCGGCTTCAGCTGGGAGAAGACCGATCTGGTCGACCAGCTGAAGGCTCTGGCCTAG